Proteins encoded together in one Variovorax paradoxus window:
- a CDS encoding SMP-30/gluconolactonase/LRE family protein: MWTTLEDSLCELGESPFWHPHERSLYWLDIPGRAVLRTRGEIGMPDAKVERWALATEPGCMAPARSGGLVIALRDGIYRAREWGGELVAVARVEHDARTMRFNDGKCDALGRFWAGSLNEAKDQANAALYCFDARTDTGVSPTLTQMANESTTGNGLAFSPDASTLYWADTAAHVVCAWDWGSEANSLSHARVFHQFEPKPQGWTPDSSLRYEGRPDGATVDAEGHYWVAMFEGAQLLRLAPSGEIVASVPVPVQCPTMPCFGGDDLKTLFVTSGRKGRPAAEIERLPASGTVISMRVDVPGLPVSFFED, from the coding sequence ATGTGGACCACCCTCGAAGACAGCCTTTGCGAACTCGGCGAATCGCCGTTCTGGCACCCGCACGAACGCTCGCTTTACTGGCTCGACATTCCGGGGCGCGCGGTGCTGCGCACGCGCGGGGAAATCGGCATGCCCGACGCCAAGGTGGAGCGCTGGGCGTTGGCCACCGAGCCAGGTTGCATGGCTCCGGCGCGGAGCGGCGGGCTGGTGATTGCGCTGCGCGACGGCATCTACCGGGCGCGCGAGTGGGGTGGTGAACTGGTTGCGGTGGCGCGTGTGGAGCACGACGCGCGCACCATGCGCTTCAACGACGGCAAATGCGATGCGCTGGGCCGTTTCTGGGCCGGTTCGCTCAACGAGGCCAAGGACCAGGCCAACGCCGCACTCTATTGCTTCGATGCCCGCACCGACACCGGTGTGTCGCCCACGTTGACGCAAATGGCCAACGAGTCCACCACCGGCAACGGGCTCGCTTTCTCGCCCGATGCCAGCACCCTCTACTGGGCCGACACCGCCGCACATGTGGTGTGCGCCTGGGACTGGGGCTCCGAGGCCAATTCGCTTTCGCACGCACGCGTGTTCCACCAGTTCGAGCCGAAACCCCAGGGCTGGACGCCCGATTCATCCCTGCGCTACGAAGGTCGGCCCGATGGCGCGACGGTCGACGCAGAGGGCCACTACTGGGTTGCGATGTTCGAAGGGGCACAGCTGCTGCGCCTCGCGCCGTCCGGTGAAATCGTGGCTTCTGTTCCCGTTCCTGTTCAGTGCCCGACCATGCCGTGTTTTGGTGGGGACGACTTGAAGACGCTCTTCGTCACCAGCGGGCGCAAGGGCCGGCCTGCTGCAGAGATCGAGCGGTTGCCTGCATCGGGTACGGTGATTTCCATGCGCGTCGATGTGCCTGGATTGCCTGTCAGCTTCTTTGAGGACTGA
- a CDS encoding LysR substrate-binding domain-containing protein → MALQHIPPIQCLLTFEAVARLRNAGRAADELCVTPSAVSHRIRQLESHVGFKLFGRSDFSLTADGAAYLANVRTGLAALQAMPTGNAAQQRATRLRIAVTPTFSRQFLMPRLELFRNIYPDIELVLQVSIPLLDVTAEQADLEVRYGTGAYADCEHRLLLEEEVVPACSPSFLNEFGPFDGFRTAAEIAGARLIRSPLEPWNTWFASCGIDQPEPHVGSQFNDLGLVYDAAASGFGVALVRLKMGAAWLESGRLVPLSDRPVPSPHRHTICWQPGTLDRWECAAFVDWLAQSLR, encoded by the coding sequence GTGGCCCTCCAGCACATCCCACCCATCCAGTGCCTTTTGACTTTCGAAGCCGTGGCAAGGCTGCGCAATGCCGGCAGAGCCGCGGACGAACTGTGCGTTACGCCAAGCGCCGTGAGCCACCGCATCCGGCAACTCGAATCGCATGTCGGCTTCAAGCTCTTCGGCCGCAGCGACTTCAGCCTCACGGCTGACGGCGCCGCCTACTTGGCCAACGTGCGCACCGGCCTTGCGGCGCTGCAAGCCATGCCCACCGGCAATGCGGCGCAGCAACGCGCCACCCGCCTGCGCATTGCAGTCACGCCCACCTTCAGCCGGCAGTTCCTCATGCCGCGGCTCGAACTGTTCCGCAACATCTATCCGGACATCGAGCTGGTGCTGCAGGTGTCCATTCCACTGCTCGACGTGACCGCCGAGCAGGCCGATCTTGAAGTGCGCTACGGCACCGGCGCATACGCCGACTGCGAACACCGGCTCCTGCTCGAAGAAGAAGTGGTGCCCGCCTGCAGCCCGAGCTTCCTCAACGAGTTCGGGCCCTTCGACGGCTTTCGTACCGCCGCCGAGATTGCCGGCGCACGCCTCATTCGCAGCCCGCTCGAGCCCTGGAACACCTGGTTCGCAAGCTGCGGTATCGACCAGCCCGAGCCGCACGTCGGCTCGCAATTCAATGACCTGGGCCTGGTCTACGACGCGGCCGCCAGCGGATTCGGCGTGGCCCTCGTGCGGCTGAAAATGGGCGCCGCATGGCTCGAATCGGGCCGGCTGGTGCCGCTGTCTGACAGGCCCGTGCCATCGCCGCACCGACACACCATCTGCTGGCAGCCCGGCACGCTCGACCGCTGGGAATGCGCAGCCTTT